One segment of Vibrio gazogenes DNA contains the following:
- a CDS encoding aspartate/glutamate racemase family protein, translating into MKKIGLVGGLSWISTAEYYRLINQIVRATLGGYHSAHILTESLDESKFLEAAESDLSQQSCEKMIVDAVDILLSGGAEVIALCANGVHRFEPAIRQKCNVSLVHIAEATASAVSKANIKNVGLLGVMKTMEGDFYPQKLNEKNIEVYIPDYIDRETVHNRIIDELVLGEFTVDTQNCFIDICNRLHSNGAEGIIFGCTEIPLLMKGADQLPFPVFSTTEIHCRAIVEAAIQ; encoded by the coding sequence ATGAAAAAGATTGGATTAGTTGGAGGCCTTAGCTGGATATCAACTGCTGAGTATTATCGGTTAATCAATCAAATAGTGAGAGCAACATTAGGAGGATATCATTCAGCTCATATTTTAACCGAAAGCCTTGACGAAAGTAAGTTTTTAGAGGCCGCAGAATCAGACCTATCGCAACAATCGTGTGAGAAAATGATTGTCGATGCCGTTGATATTTTGCTTAGTGGCGGGGCGGAAGTAATAGCATTGTGTGCAAATGGGGTACATAGATTTGAACCAGCCATCAGACAGAAGTGTAATGTATCACTAGTTCATATAGCAGAGGCAACTGCTTCAGCAGTTAGTAAAGCTAATATTAAAAATGTTGGGTTACTTGGTGTTATGAAAACAATGGAAGGTGACTTCTACCCACAAAAACTAAATGAAAAAAATATTGAGGTTTATATTCCAGATTACATTGATAGAGAAACAGTCCATAATAGGATAATTGATGAACTTGTTTTAGGGGAATTTACTGTCGATACTCAAAATTGCTTTATAGATATTTGCAATAGGCTGCATTCGAATGGAGCCGAGGGGATAATCTTTGGGTGTACTGAAATTCCTTTATTGATGAAGGGAGCTGATCAATTACCATTCCCAGTATTTTCTACAACAGAAATACACTGTAGGGCAATTGTAGAAGCAGCAATACAATGA
- a CDS encoding DUF2867 domain-containing protein: MKNVLVLGASGYIGSQLVPQLLAQGYTVTAATRHVESLKARLEPHPNLELTYLDLADAAATQALIPHFELVYFLVHGMAYGGDFFDYELQLAENFRQAAEHSHIQHIIYLSAIQPDSGHSEHLKARKMTGECLRQLSIPITELRAGVVIGPGSAAFEIMRDFVYNLPILITPKWVDSKANPIALENLNYYLLRFAESSPAGHQLFELGGPEELSYREQFKTICQMANQPFRLWSTRLLTPKIASYWLGMITSVPSSIGKALLAGLTHDYVADNRAITQLYPQKLLNYSDAVQQTIAHEGRFVRSQVWGFDPHALNRWQPGYGYYPKQAGATFQTTATTEQLWAVIERIGQRPEGYFFANSLWRTREWLDFFFGGGKPVRRAPQGDHLKVGDYIDSWKVIRCEPGKFLSLLFGMKAPGLGRLECSITDDGTHRTLDIRAWWHPQGFYGLLYWFMMMPAHLFIFKGMVKRICRKAEQKTIPSGS, translated from the coding sequence ATGAAAAATGTACTCGTCCTCGGCGCATCCGGTTACATCGGTTCACAACTTGTCCCCCAACTGTTGGCACAAGGTTACACCGTCACAGCCGCAACGCGTCATGTTGAGTCATTAAAAGCACGTCTGGAGCCTCATCCTAACCTTGAGCTCACGTATCTTGACTTAGCCGATGCCGCTGCGACACAAGCATTGATTCCTCATTTTGAACTGGTCTACTTCCTTGTGCATGGCATGGCTTACGGCGGTGACTTTTTTGACTACGAGTTACAGTTGGCAGAAAATTTTCGACAGGCGGCAGAACATAGTCACATTCAGCACATTATTTATCTCAGTGCCATTCAGCCGGATTCCGGACACTCAGAACACCTCAAAGCCAGAAAAATGACCGGAGAATGTCTGCGCCAGCTTTCAATCCCGATTACCGAACTTCGGGCAGGCGTGGTGATTGGTCCGGGCTCCGCAGCTTTTGAAATTATGCGTGATTTTGTCTACAACTTACCGATCCTGATCACGCCCAAATGGGTTGATTCAAAAGCCAACCCTATCGCACTGGAAAATCTCAATTATTATTTACTGCGCTTTGCCGAATCCTCCCCGGCCGGACATCAGTTATTTGAGCTCGGCGGCCCCGAGGAACTCAGTTACCGCGAGCAATTCAAAACGATTTGTCAGATGGCCAACCAGCCTTTCCGTCTCTGGTCAACACGCTTACTGACACCCAAAATTGCTTCCTACTGGCTCGGGATGATTACCTCAGTGCCGAGTAGTATCGGCAAAGCGTTGCTGGCAGGCCTGACTCATGACTATGTGGCTGATAATCGTGCAATCACCCAGCTTTACCCACAAAAGTTACTCAACTACAGTGACGCAGTACAACAGACCATTGCCCACGAAGGACGGTTTGTCCGGAGCCAGGTCTGGGGATTCGACCCACACGCACTCAATCGCTGGCAACCCGGTTATGGCTATTATCCCAAACAGGCTGGCGCAACGTTTCAGACCACCGCGACAACCGAACAACTCTGGGCGGTGATTGAGCGGATTGGTCAACGACCCGAGGGGTATTTTTTCGCCAACAGCTTATGGCGCACACGGGAATGGTTAGACTTCTTTTTCGGCGGCGGCAAACCCGTCAGAAGAGCCCCGCAAGGCGACCATCTCAAGGTCGGTGATTATATCGATTCATGGAAAGTGATTCGCTGCGAGCCGGGCAAGTTTCTCTCCCTGCTATTTGGCATGAAAGCACCGGGACTGGGCCGGTTGGAATGCTCCATCACGGATGACGGCACCCACCGCACCTTAGACATCCGCGCGTGGTGGCATCCACAAGGATTTTATGGCCTGCTCTATTGGTTCATGATGATGCCGGCGCACTTATTTATTTTTAAAGGCATGGTAAAACGAATTTGCCGAAAGGCGGAGCAAAAAACCATACCGAGCGGCTCATAA